GCCAATGGGCGCAGCACGGGGCTGGTGCTCGACAGCGGCGCCACCCACACCACAGCCATCCCCGTGCACGACGGTTACATCCTGCAGCAAGGTGGGCActgcccggatgcctgggttctctccccggctctgggagcgggtgggggctggtgggttagagcaggggggggggggctgggagccaggactcctgggttctctccccggctctgggagcgggtgggggctggtgggtcagatcacggggggctgggatccaggactcctgggttctctccccggctcggggaagggagtgggcagcgggggggctgggagcccggactcctgggttcatgtCCGACTTTGGGGGATTCCAGGCATCGTGAAGTCGCCGCTGGCCGGGGATTTCATCTCCATGCAGTGCCGGGAGCTCTTCCAGGAGATGAACATCGAGATCGTGCCCCCCTACATGATCGCTGCCaaggtgcggggtgggggggtccctcatgggggggcaggaagggacgggggggcggccgggctgggggaaAACAGGAATCCAGGAAGTGGGAGAaatgagggggaggaagggggttgaTGGGGGGTGAGTggctggggggatttggggggTCCGGGAGGGGAATGGTTCacggctcccccctgccccatcttTCTGCCACCCCCAGGACCCTGTGCGTGAGGGGGCCCCCCCCAACTGGAAGAAGAAGGAGAAGCTGCCCCAGGTCTCCAAATCCTGGCACAACTACACCTGCAATGTGAGCTGGGAGGgggccggactcctgggttctctccccagctctgggaggggagtgggggctggtgggttagagcggggagtgggggctgggagccaggatgcctgggttctctccccggctctgggaggcgagtgggggctggtgggttagagcaggggtggctgggagccaggactcctgggttctctccccagttctgggaggggagtgggggctggtgggttagagcgggggggactgggagccaggactcctgggttctctccccggctctgggaggggagtgggggctggtgggttagaacgggggggggctgggagccaggactcctgggttctctcccccagTCGGTGACCCCCAcatactctccctcccccccaggaggtGATCCAGGATTTCCAGGCCTCGGTGCTACAGGTCTCCGACTCGCCATATGATgagcagtgagtgctggggggggagggcaccgaggggaggaggaagggggggccctggggcttggccagagggaggggggctgggcactCAGCTTTGGGGGTGGGGTCTGTCGGGATGGGGCAGTCGGGGGAAGCCGCCTCTCTCCTGACAGCCGCggggcactgccccctccccacagggtgGCCGCCCAGATGCCCACCGTGCACTACGAGATGCCCAACGGCTACAACACGGACTACGGGGCCGAGCGGCTGCGCATCCCCGAGGGGCTGTTCGACCCCTCCAACGTCAAGGtgagccccccccagccagagccgggagagaacccaggagtccgggctcccagcccccccctgctctaaccaccagcccctgctcccctcccagagtcggggagcgaacccaggagtcctggctcccagccccccctgctctaaccaccacccCCCCATTCCCAGAACCCCTGCCTTTTTTAAtcgctccctgcctcagtttccccaggggGGCACCTTGtccagggcggggctgggagttggggggagaTGGTGGTGGGATATTGAGGAAGGGGGAGTCCAGGGGGAGGGCAGAAGGGCCCCCCCATTAACGACCCCCCCCCGattctctccccttctccaggGTCTCTCCGGGAACACCATGCTGGGCGTCGGCCACGTGGTCACCACCAGCATCGGCATGTGTGATATCGACATCAGGCCGGTGCGTGACCCCCCCTcgctcccccctgccccggggCCCCCCGCAACTGGAGTCACGtggctgggcctgtggggaggggcacctgGTCAGCAGGCGGGACGCCGGGGGAGATGGGGCCGGGGGGACACCGGGGGAGGGGGATCCAGGGGTGAGGGGGGCCCAGGACTAACCGTCTCCCCGTGACTCCCAGGGTCTCTACGGCAGCGTCATTGTGACCGGGGGCAACACGCTGCTCCAGGGCTTCACCGACCGGCTGAACCGCGAGCTGTCGCAGAAAACGCCCCCcgtgagtgtgtgtctgtgtgtgtagagGGGTTGTTGGGGGTTGTgcggcttgtgtgtgtgtgtgtgtgcatagagGGGTtcttgtggggtgtgtgtgtatctgtgtgtgtgtgcattgagGGGTTGTTGGGGGTTGTGGTGTTGGGGGTTGTAGGGTGTGTGTGCGTAGAGGGGTTGCTGTGGGCGTTTGTGGGGTgtgaatgtgtttgtgtgtagaggggttgtggtgtgtgtgtgtgtgcgtagaGGGGTTGCTGTGGGGTCTATGCATAGAGGGGTTgttgggggctgtgtgtgtgtcgaGGGGTTGTTGGGGGTTGCTGTGTGGGGTGTGTGCATGTAGAGGGGTAGCTGTGGGTTGTGTCTATCTGTGTGTGcggcgctgccccctgctggccgatCCCGCGGGTGTGCTCGGCGCTGGCCAGCCGggggcctctccccaccccccctgtgccccccccagaGCATGCGCCTCAAACTCATCGCCAGCAACAGCACCATGGAGCGGAGATTCAGCCCCTGGATTGGGGGGTCCATCCTTGCCTCGCTGGTAAGTGCCCCGGGGggccggatgcctgggttctctcccagcgctgggaggggagtgggggctggtgggttagagcaggggggctgggagccaggactcctgggttctctccccggctctgggaggggagcgggagcaggtgggttagagcagggggggctgggagccaggactcctgggttctgtccccggctctgggaggggagtgggggctggtggttagagcagggggggctgggagccagaactcctgggttctctccccggctctggtaggggagtgggggctggtggttagagcagggggggctgggagccaggactcctgggttctctccctggctctgggaggggagtgggggctggtggttagagcagggggggtgggagcccggactcctgggttctctccccggctctgggaggagagtgggggctggtgggttagagcgggggggctgggagccaggactcctgggttctctccccggctctgggaggagagtgggggctggtgggttagagcgggggggctgggagccaggactcctgggttctctccccggctctgggaggagagtgggggctggtgggttagagcaggaggggtgggagccaggactcctgggttctatcctggtcTCTTCTCCCCAGGGCACTTTCCAGCAGATGTGGATCTCCAAGCAGGAGTACGAGGAGGGTGGGAAGCAGTGCGTGGAGCGGAAGTGCCCCTGAGGCAGCCGGCGCCCCCtggcggtggggctgggggtccccctccccacctctctctgTCCAGTCCCCAAGCTGCGTTTCTCACCGTTATGCTCACAACAcctttggcggggggggggggaggctccaatGGGaaacagtccaaaacagagcccCCCCaattctttccctgctcccccccgTCACAGCCCCCCTTGGGCTGTGCCgttcccctccccccggtgcccCTCGCTAGCTTGTTACGTGGTTCGTTAATTGGGTCAGTTCATTTTCACGGGGGTGAATGTGGCGTCTGGACAACGGCCCCCAATAAACGTCCGGAAAGAAAACCGTCCAGTGGTGTCTTCGTTATGTCACCTAGCTGTGAAAGGAACCCAGGCATCCcggctcccggccccccctgctctagccccccctcccctcccctcccctcccctccctgagccggggagagaacccaggagtccgggctcccagccccccctgcactAACCcaccagccacccctcccctcctagagccggggagggaacccaggagttctggctcctagcccccctggctctgacccaccagcccccactcccctcccagagctgtggaTAGCATCCAATCGGGCCCCAGGGTGGGGGCCTGGCttgcttgggggtggggaaggaccaACGGCGTTTTCCCTTCTTGGGGGCGCCGGCCtcgatgggggcgggggagggttgcTAGGCGCTGGGTTGTTTGCATTTCTGGCCCCGTGGGTGGCTCTGACCTTTGGGTCTGGGTGGGGTGGGTTCGCCCTGCCTGGCTCCCCCCCGTCCCCACCCCGCTTATCTCCTCCCGGGGGTTAACTGGACATTCACCCTTCAGGGCTGACGCATTCGCCTGCCCCACCCCGGCGGGGGGCAATTAACCTGCCTGCCCCGTCCCAGGGGttcacctcccccgcccccgccccatggGAGACCCTCCAAGCTGGGGAACGGGGGTTGGGCtgcttgctccctgacccacacacagccccttccCCCTGGGGTAGCCCCCCAAGCCATGGCACTGGACGTCAGCTATTCACTGAGCGAccggctcaggctctctgcagactccggCAGCGTCACCGCCTTGGTGACACCCAGGGCGGTTCACACCTCTCCACGTGACCGGCTCAGGCTTTCTGCAGACTCCGGCAGTGTCGCTGCGTTGGTGACACCCAGGACGGTTCACACCTCTCCGAGCAAgcggctcaggctctctgcagactccggCAGCGTATCCACATTGGTGACACCCAGGACGGTTCACACCTCTCCGAGCGAccggctcaggctctctgcagagtcCGGCAGCGGCACCGCGCCGGTGACACCCAGGGCGGTTCACACCTCTCCGAGCGAccggctcaggctctctgcagagtcCGGCAGCGGCACCGCGCCGGTGACACCCAGGGCGGTTCACACCTCTCCGAGCGAccggctcaggctctctgcagactccggCAGCGTCGCCGCTCGGCTTGGGGCCGGGGCTGCAGCTCGCTTTAtggcccagctcctcagctcGTTATTGGCTTTGTTTGAcgccagcagccagggctgctaTGGCGACAGACTGAAAACACCGGGGGCAGAAGGGCATTGATGTTCGTGCcatccccagggctggctctccGGTCGCCTGGGTTCCATGACTCAGCTTGACCCCTGTACGAtctgctctccccgcccccccatgcctcagtttccctgcctgccctCGGTCTATGGcatggctgtggggcaggggccatgcACGCTGGGGTCCTGGCCTAGCCGGCTGGAAAGGTGACTACAGCGCCTGGCCATCAGGGTAATAGAAGTACTGAAGACCTCCAGCTTCCCGTGACAGGGATTCCCGCAGGCCCCAGGGGGGCAGGAGTGAGTCCTGGTCCCGTTCGCCCCGGCCACCCGCCCTGAACTCTGCACACCCCGTCAGCACTACGGCTCGGGCTGCCGCCCAAGCCCGGGCAAATTCCCCTTCATTAAAAATTAACACCAATGGCTGAATCATACggggcgagaacccaggagtcctggctcccggcacccactgctctaacccaccagcccccactcccctcccagagccggggagagaacccaggagtcctggctcccagccccccgctctaacccaccagcccccactcccctcccagagccggggagagaacccaggcgtcctggctcccagccccgcctgctctgactcaccagcccccactcaccccccagagccagggagagaacccaggagtcctggctcccagccccgcctgctctgacccaccagcccccactcaccccccagagccagggagagaacccaggagtcctggctcccaccccccagctctaacccaccagcccccactcccctcccagagccggggagagaacccaggagtcctggggtgTGGCTCGAGGCGTCAGGGGAGGTACAAGGTCGATCCACGTCTGCAGGGCGTGGAGGGCGGAGGGGGTAATGAAAAGCGGTTGCATCATGAAGATAAGACCATGGGTCCcccgtggggtggggtggggtggggcacagggtggggggcaggggtataTCTGCCCGTGGGAACCACTGGGTCAGCCTAGACGTCTGTGAATCCATCCGCCATGGGCCTGGGGGGCAGGTACCGGCTCTGCCTTCTCCTAGCCCTGGGGGGCGCTGCTGCAGCTTGGTGAGTTACTGGTTCTgagagccaggacgcctgggttctcttcccggtgctgggagggggggctggtgggttagagcaggggggctgggagccaggactcctgggttctctctctggctctgggaggggagtgggcagggccggtgcttccatttaggcgacctaggcagtcgcctagggcgccaggatttgggggggcggcaatttggtggcgggggggtccttccgcgctccgggtttttggcggcaattctgcggtgggtccttcacttgttgtgggacctgccgccgaagtgccctgaagaccgggagcgcggaaggacccccgcctagggtgccaaaaaccctggtgctgctcctgggagttggggctggtgggttagagcagggggggcagggagccaggacgcctgggttctctgcccggctctgggaggggagtgataCAGTTTGCAGAGAACAcacaaacgtgtgtgtgtgtgtgtgtgtgtgtgtgtgtgtgtgtgtgtgtgtgtgtgtgtgtgtgtgagagagagagagagaagaggggggtCACATTAGCTCCCCCCACGGCGATCCTCTTCCTGGTTAATTGATCAATCGGCTCTGAAGCCTCCCCCTAGCGACGCCTCGATCGGGGCCGGATATGAGGAGCCGGCCCCTGATAAAGTCGGTGCAGGGGTGGGACTCTGGGCAGACCGGGACCACGAATTCCCGCGCACTCCTTTGACACCTCAATCGGCCCCGGGCTCCGGGCTTGCAGCggacttggggggaaaaaagaacttTTGccattagtttttgtgtcttttcctAGTTGCTCTGCAATTTCCTTCTGGGCCTCCTGACATGTCCCGCTGAATTTGAGCCGCTGTTTGGGGCGCTTGTTAAACTGCCTGTGACGATggtgcccgtgggagccagctgaggtcactcaatcagggtgacctgcaaacagaacggggcagacaaaccccaaacgctggtggatcttCCAATACTTAGTTTTACCAACCAGCCCAAAACAGCCTCTGTATTACCTCCCTGGTTACTCAGACgcccaaacaacgcagttcccttaaagtgcccggcctccgtccagacacacgtCAGATACGATGATGATTCCTGAAAATCTGATCTCATCAAATAcaagaaaaggttcttctgatctcaaaggatcagccacacacccaggtccaatgataacttagatcttaccccaaatacacgctatagtcaattcttactaaactaaaatttattaaaaaaaaaaaagagggagagagttgtgtgacaaactgggattgttcttactgtggtctgtgaatgctgagtggggagtgttggctgggaaggttgcaggggagtgtggctggggggctgcattgggggatgggagactggccgagggaagatacctgagcatgtgacgtgagaacccaggaaggggttagaggccaggtgacacctctgcctgggaaactgaacaaagtctgggggaggagatgctggagggagttggagtttcaggagctggctggtgaaatggaggggagcccagacagggctctgaccccccacccccaggggctgtggtgcccctgggaccccaagatggacctaactgagggggtcctgttgtctgtgcctgcaagacctgtcttggactgtgttcctgttgtctaaataaaccttctgctttgctggctggctgaggagtcatggtgaatcgcaggaagctgggggtgcagggccttgtgccccccacactctgggattgttaaaagatcaatatacagacagacttgaattcaattcttgaggttcaggtacagagcagagatgagcttgtagttgccaaaagtccttttagaaacagTCCAATGTctatattcagggtggctccagtcagtgactggggatctcaatccttgtggcttcaGGTTTctccctcttgaaacccaaagcagatctgagatgaagtaggattctgtcccagggttcttatacatttccagcagcctttcggcctgagaaaacaatagctCAACTTTCCTTCTCACAAACATCCTGgtaattagcacagggtaatttatccattaaacagttcagatacaggttaccacaaccttcaaagagtcatagagacaataatactatttccctcaagtatcattgtgacgaactgggactgttcttactgtggactttgaatgctgacaggggagtgtggcgaggatagtctgcattgggggatgggagactggccgagggagaatacctgagcatgtaacatgagaacccaggaaggggttagaggccaggtgacacctttgccctggAAACtaaacaaaggctgggggaggggtcgctgaagagaGGGTCTCGAGGAGCgggctggtgatatggctgggaggcagacagggctctgacctcccaagggggctggggtgcccggggaccccaagatggacctaactgagggggatcctgttgtctgtgcctgcaagacctgtcttggactgtgttcctgtcgtctaaataaaccttctgctttactggctggctgagatcatggtgaatcgcaggaagccgggagtacagggccctgagtcccccacactccgcgacaatcatcataaatgttaatattccttttttgatctttgaatttaaaactatagcaatagacaagacttgtttgcttacatcacaagccctgagcaaacatctacccttttacctctaacaatgcagacttgcatttcaaagctctattcatttatatgtcttcctaaccagtttctacaGTTCACCCCTGGGTCAGGTCAGTTTGAGTTAagtaactctttctggccctgtcacctttcaatgaaatattattttatactCATAACGTCACACCACCGCCTTGCAGTTTGCAGGCGTTTCACTCCTGTGGCTTTCAATTGCTATTTGGCGGCTGCCTCCTTTTCCCGCCGCTTCCCGTTTTTTTTGTCCTTCGATGCGACCGTGGCAAGCTCTTCTGGGGGTGTTTTTTGTGCCCCGCAAGGGTGGTCTGGCCGTATTCGCCTCTCGGCCGAGCTAGAAATGTTCTCTCCGTCCCAGTCAATGTGGGGAGGGTTCAAATCCCCCCATTATTATCGGGGCCTGGGccgggagtgggggctggttggttagcggagcggggctgggagccaggactcctgggttttctacccggcgctgggaggggggcaggggctggtgggttagagcagggggggctgggagccaggactcctgggttctccccccggcTCTGGGGGTTAGCAGGGCCTGGCTCTGTGCCCCATTCCCATGCATTTTCTGCAGGGTGGATTCGTCCCGCGGCCCAAGAGACCCTCCAGGTGGAGTTGGTGAGTGTCAGACCCCCGGGACCCCCATCCAGCCTggtcccacccccccagctgtCTGTCCATTCATCATCCCCCTAAGCCCCTCCCACTGGGATAGTTAAAGGGTCACTGCCCTCGAACTCATAACCTCTGGCTTTTAATCTCCCTCTGTCCATAAGTACATGGTTGGGAGGACACCAGGGGGGTCTGTTCCCCAGGGCCCCGCTGGGTGGCAGAGGCAGGCTGAGGGTCCGTGTTGGTCTCacgcccctctcctcccccccccggccaggTGAGCTGACCCAGTGCGACTTCGATGACGACGAGCATCCGTTTTGCCGCTGGACCCGGCCCGATGCCGGAGACTGGATTAGAGCCCAGGGCCCGGCTCCAGGGGAGAGAGCCGGGCCCCCGGGAGGGACCCCCGAAAGAGGTAAGAAAGGTGGGGCTGGTGGGAGGCCTGGAaaaccggccgccccgccccagaggtggctgcatctccgcgccgggcgaggggtccccagGTAACCgtccgccccgccccagaggtggccgcgtctccgcgccgggcgaggggtccctggtaACGGGTgggtctctcctctccccagcgGGGTTTTACGTCGCCCCGGCGGCCCGGGCCCCGGGCACGGTGGAGCTGCTCAGTCCGGAGCTGGAGGTGGCCTCGGCCGTCTGCCTGGAGTTCCTCTACTACATGTACGGGGTGGGTGAGGGGTCCTGGTTCGCGgtgctgccccagggccccgctGGCTACGGCGCCCCCCAGTGGAACCGGACGGGAGTGCAGAGCtcagcctggctgcagggggccgTCACTCTGAgcgccccccccgagcacccctttaaggtgaggggtgtgtgtgggggatatTCCACCCACCACCTGACCCTGATGCACGTAGTTGGGGGGCGGGCTgaaggggggctgggtgggggaggggaagggggcaggtgctgggggagaggggtgtgagggtgggtatggggtgggggaggggtggaggctgagtgggggaggggtggaggctgagtgggggaagggaaggagggggtgggaaagggggcgggggctgggtgggggaggggaaggttggggtgggagccgggggtggggaggggtaggggccgggggtggggaggggtggaggctgggtgggggaagggaaggtgggggtgggggggcgggggcgcttcAGGGACAGGAGAGAGGAAAATGGGGCTGAGgcggaggaggggaagagggggatgGTTGGGGGTGTCCGGGGCTCAgagtggggggctggcagggggaggggccgtTTCTGATGCTCCACCTCTGtctactccctccccaccccgcctgcAGGTCGTTTTCCGAGCCGCCCGCGCCCCAGACTTCAACCTGGCCCTGGACTCCGTCTCCATCCGGCTGGGGCCCTGCTCCCGTACGTACAGACGGACACTCATctgtccccccgcaccccccaaaTCCCCCCTTTTCCCGCTGTGGGTTTTACCTTCCCCGAGTTctttgtctgggaatttccttgGTTTTTTACATCCACATTCAGTCCCGTTATCCTCtggggtccctggggggggggccagCATCTGCCCTCCCTGGTGCCCCCGGCTTCCCCCCGGCTCCCGGCCGGCCTGAAGTCGGTCATGACTTTCCCAGGCCCGGCACCCACAGCAAATGAACCGCCCCCGGTGGGAGATCCAGCCCTGTTTCTCAGCTGCCCCGACCGCCGGGCCGGGTTCAAACCCATTTGGGCCCAACCTCGCCAGCTCAACGCCTGGCAGGCCGGAGCGAGCTGGCTGGGGACACCTCACACGCCCCCCGTGGGGCGCGTAGCCCGGGACCAGTACGTTACGTGTCACGAGTTCGTTGGGCCTCAGCAGAGGGGCTGAGAGAGGGGGAGCCAGTGACAGGCGGGGGTTATGGGGAGTATAGGGGGCCAGACAGGGagctagaggggtgtgtggggatggatag
The DNA window shown above is from Emys orbicularis isolate rEmyOrb1 chromosome 15, rEmyOrb1.hap1, whole genome shotgun sequence and carries:
- the ACTL6B gene encoding actin-like protein 6B; translated protein: MSGGVYGGDEVGALVFDIGSFSVRAGYAGEDCPKADFPTTVGLLAPEEAALELDGEKEKKPGKVYYIDTNSLHVPRENTEVLSPLKNGMIEDWDCFQAILDHTYGKHVKSEPGLHPVLMSEAPWNTRAKREKLTELMFEHYAIPAFFLCKTAVLTAFANGRSTGLVLDSGATHTTAIPVHDGYILQQGIVKSPLAGDFISMQCRELFQEMNIEIVPPYMIAAKDPVREGAPPNWKKKEKLPQVSKSWHNYTCNEVIQDFQASVLQVSDSPYDEQVAAQMPTVHYEMPNGYNTDYGAERLRIPEGLFDPSNVKGLSGNTMLGVGHVVTTSIGMCDIDIRPGLYGSVIVTGGNTLLQGFTDRLNRELSQKTPPSMRLKLIASNSTMERRFSPWIGGSILASLGTFQQMWISKQEYEEGGKQCVERKCP